The region TTTCTATTTAAACCCTGACAGGGGTTTAGGCCTGTCAGGGTTGGAAAATTTAAACCACTTTATAAACTTAGTAAGCGTAATTGTTAGGAATAAAATAAACTGGGCCAGTTTGTGGCTTTGGCATAACAATAGCAACATATACTGCATCTGCGCCATCCGCACCTGAACCAAAAACATATGTTGTAAAAGGAGCACCCTTAACGTATTCTGATTTCTGACTTATTGCAGAAATTATACCGTCAGCACCAGCGGCAGTAGAAGCCTTTTTTAAAGTATAGGTATATCTGGTTATCTTATTATTCTGAACAGTAAGTGCAGAAGTAGTAAAAGTAGTGTAAAATGGACTTGATTCTGTACCAGTTAAAACAGCAGCAGCGGCTCCTGTTAAGCCATTTCCCATTTTACATTTCGTAAGTAATGGATAGTCAACAAAAGTTGCATTTGTGAGTGCTGGTATATTAGTAACAGTAGTAGCAGCAAGATCAGATAAATTATCAACAGTCTGTTGAACTGAAAAAGCATAACCAGCAAGAGATGCAGGAACACTTTCAGTAAACTTTATTTCTACTGTAGCAGCAGCCTGATCGCCACAAGCCGTAGCGGGATTAAGTGTTGTAACTACAGCTGTAGGAGCAGCAATAACATTTACATGTATAGATTGACCATTGTCGAAGCAACTAACAGCAGTGCTTTTTTCAACAACCATAACGTCATATGAACCTACTGTTGGGTTTACAAACTGTACATAATTGGAATTAGTTCCTACTCCTGTTGCAAGAACTTCAGACGCAGGTGTTCCTGTTCCTAAGCCTGCTGGAAAATTCCATACCCATCTTGCTGCTGCATCTATTGTACCAGAACCAGCATATGATGGGTTATAAATTGGGTCTGGATCAGCGTAAAGTCCGAATGTTGAACCTGCTGTTTGGTAAACATCCTGAGCGGATTGCTTATAATCAGCGTTTCGCGAAAATGCAATTGTATGCGTACGAACGGTAACATTACCATCAGCAGTAAGCCATATGAATGTAGTACGTTGTGCTGCAGCATTATTATAAACAACATAGGTTGTACCATTTGTCAAACCAGGAGCAGCAACAGTTATTACATTGCCAGCAACACTTGTACCTGCAACTGCAGTTTCAACTCCAGAAGCAACAGTGAATATAGTTGGGTTGGTAGCGGCAGTACCATCAAAATTCAGTACTGTAACATTAGTCTGCGCATAAGCACCTGCAAACATAATCATGGCGATGAAAACAAGCGCCAATTTTAAAAGTGTCGATTTTCTCATAGTGTTAAAAATTAAAGTTTATAATTAAAAAATGTTTTTTTCGGTTGAAACGAATCATTATTCGTCTTTTCTTTGATTGAGACGAATTATTATTCGTCTTTACTCGTCTTTACTCTCTACTGACGGAGGATATCCGTCGGATATATCTCTTTACAAACCCCACCCCTAGGGTGGCTGTTTGTTGTGATCGTTGTTCCTTTTCTTATTTTTCGTACGATTTAGCATCGTTTAATGGTTTGCAAAGTTACTTTTAACTGGTTACCAACAAACTATTACGGTGGGTTGTTTAAAAGGTTTTTATATAAAAGGATCTATAACGAGATTAATTGACCAACAATCAATTTTAAAGGACGAATGCTCTACACCATCAATAGCCATCAGTAAAACACAAAGAACATAAAAAACCTAAATGTTTTAATCAACAATAATGCCATCGGTTTTATATTTCTCATTTTTAAATATATACATGTATACCAACCATATTTTTTTGTCCGATATCGGCAATGGAGGATTAATTGTGGTGTCCGAATATGGGAAATGGAACGGATACGTGGTGGGGTGGGGTGGGAATGGGGGTGTGGTGTGAAGAGACGAATGATTATTCGTCTCTTCATTATTCGTCTCTTCGGTTATCGCATCGGGATGCGCCATGGTTCGAGACGAATGATTATTCGTCTCTTCATTATTCGCCCATCCATTATTCGTCTCTCCATTTCCGGGGATTATTGCGGATGTAATTTCGAATGGTGTTTAATGCACGTTCGTTTTTTATTATGCGGTCGTGGTAATTGGGTTGCCAAATATCGTGAATATTGGAATTTTGGCGGGCCCATTTGGTTACGCCAATTTTAAACCCACGCACAATGGAACCCACGGTTTTGGATGGGGAACGAAATGGAACGGGGGACGGGGATGGTAATGACATTGGAAACGACAATGATGTGGACGATTGAAGAGACGAATGATCATTCGTCTCTTCATTATTCGTCTCTTTGGTTATCGCATCGGGATTCGCCATGGTTCGAGACGAATGATTATTCGTCTCTTCGGTTATTATTATGATTCCATGAACATGGTTTGGCATTACCACAAATTCGTCGATGGTTACAAACGGGAAATGTTGTGGAATATCTGTCCAACATTGATGGGTGTATTTTCCCAATGGGTTTAAAACCATTTCGGCATCAAAAATTTCTCCGAAAAAATGCCCGCGACCGATTGTGCAAATTGTTATAAAATATGCCCCAATGGATGAATAATCATACCCCCTCAACCGATTCGACTCTACACGGTATTTATTTTGGAATAGGGTCATATATCGCGGTTTGGGCTTTCATCGAAATCAATATTCAATGATTTGATTCCGCCTATCGCGCGTAGGGTACAATTCGTATCGGTTTGCGTAATATTCGGTTAAAGTATTATTGGCATCAAAAACCGATATAAATTTTAGCATTCCCTTATTGTTATACTCCAAGGTCTTCTTTGTAAGCGTTTTTCCTGTTCCATCTAAAGTTTCAACAGAAGATAGCAAGCCTGCCTTATCATAGCCATACCTAAAGGATTCGGTTAATGTTTTTCCGTTAGAAAATTTACGGGTTATAACCTCAGCAGAGATTCTTCCAACGGAATCGTAAACAGGCACATTAACTAAACTGATCACAGAATCGAGAGGCACATAGTTTTTTTTCAACTTAACGGTACGCTTAACCTCAGTTCCTTTGGCATTGTAAACAGATTTAGTCTGAAACGCTTTTTTACCTTTAAGATCGGTAGCATTAATTTGAATTGGCTTTCTGAAATTATTGTACTTATAGGTAAGCTTTATATATAGTGCCGTATCAGTAGGATTAACCATATAGATGGACTCGGTTGCGATGGTTGAATCGGCATTATAGGTAAAAAGTTTATAGTACTTGAGTTTTTCGTTTGCAAACTCATCGGTTCTAACAATCTGCTTACCATTAAAAGTATGCCAGGTATGACTAATCACCTGCTGAGTTGTGTAATCCCTATTTAAAATTGTGTGTACCCTATCCAACGAATCTTTTATTTCCTGCTTTACGGCCATACTCTTGCTGGTTCGCTGCCCATTCTTAATTTCGTACTTACTGGTAACAATTACCCTACGAACATCCTGCGGCGGCCTATTCTGAGCAAGTAGATAATTTGAAGATAAAACTATGGCTAGAAATAGAATGAATAGAGACTTTTTCATAGTGATTGAATTTTAAACAAATGGCAAATTAATAAAATTTAGTTGATAGTTGATAGTTGATAGTGAAAATAAAGTACATGATTAGGAGAAAGGGTTGTTGCACGGACACTCCACTGTCCTTAGATAATTAAAACACCGATGACACAAATTTTACAGATAAACACTAATCTATATTTAAATTCTGATTACTCCCAAAGGTGGATACCTGCTTACGCAGGTATGTAAAGAACACAAATTTGCAAAAACCTGTTTCATTTGTGTTCTATCTTTCAATTAGAAATTCCACTGAAACTTTAAGTACGCCATTTGGCCTATATTCTGATATTCGGTATCGGATTTGCCGGTGAGTAACATTCCAGTAATTGCTACAGTAATGTTGTCGGCTGCTGATACAGAAACAGAGGGAATAATAATTAACGATCCATCGGTGGGGTTTTCAATTGCCGATAAGGTTGGCGTTACCAACGGCCCAAGCTGTCCACTTATGCTCGCAAAGAGGTTGTACTTGCCCTTGCTTAGCATCTTAGGGCTCGGAACAGTTGGCTCCAGCATACTTATGCTCCCGGTGTTCTTTGTTTTACCAAACGAATTGTACAACCCACCAATCTGCGCATACCACGATCCGCTAAAAGAGTAATCAGCTGAGAGCGATGCTATAACTCCATCGGTTTCGTTTGCCTTATCTAAGTAAGGCTTAAAGTAGGTTACCTCTCCCCTCAGCGCGGCGTTGAGTAGATTGCCCGACCAACCTAATCCTGCAACCATATCGGTACGCATTTTTCCGCCTAAAAACTGAATATCGAACTCGTGGGTGTTAAAGCGGTAAAGAAAACCAAGAGATGTGCTATCCCAAGTTTCTGCCAACTGGTATACTCCTTCGGCAAACGAGGCTATTCCCGTGTAGTACTTTACGCTTACGGCATCGGTTCCCGGGCGCTCGGGATATTCAAGGTTGAAATATGAGTATGTGTTGAAAATATCATTGGGGTTCCAAGCCAAATCCATTCCCCAGTTTACCCGTTGCCTACCAAGGGTTATTTGCCAAGAGTTGAAATTGATAGTTGCATTGAGCCTGTCGAATGCTGTATGTGCAATGTAGGAGTTACCACTACCCCAGAGGAACGATAAGTCGAAATAGCCCATATCCTTATCGATGTAATTATCGTAATTGGGAATCATCTCCACAAAATCGCCATAAATAAAACGTGTACGCGATTGTACATCGAACTTTAACCACTTAAGTGGATAATAACTTAACTGCAAGCGATTATCGAGAGTATTGTCCGATAGCCAAACGGAAGTATCGGGGTTTGGAATGAATACGTTTTGTAAATCTTTGATGTAGCCCTTAAATTCTATCTTTGATGAATCCTGAGCATGTAGATTGATTCCTGTGAAAAGCATAGTTATAAAGAAGGATATTCTTAATATTTTGTGACAAATGACGAGTGACCGGTGACCTAAATTGCATAGAATATTCTCACATCTTGTTAGTCTCAATAACCGATAATAAAGATATTTACAAATCAAGAAAAACTTGTGTAATCCATATTTTACTTGATCTCTAATAATGTTGTTTTTCATTATAAAATCTTATAATCTTTCACTTTGCCGAGTATGTCTATACACTACATTTTTCTGTAACAACGAACAACTTTTGATAATCTTGATCCCTCAACAAGTTCGGGATAAAAATATACTACCACATCAACCAACAACCATCAACCATCAACCATCAACTATACTTGAAATTCGTCAGACTTAACCACTCCGTCCTCTAGCAAAACTACGCGATGCGCCTTACTAACCACACGTTGATCGTGTGTTGAGAAGATAAACGTAACACCGTGCTCGTGATTTAGATGCTCCATTATTTCGAGTAAATTCTCTGCTGATTTTCCATCAAGATTTGCTGTAGGCTCATCGGCAAGGATAAATTTTGGCTTAGAGGCCAAAGCCCTTGCAACAGCAACCCGCTGTTGCTGTCCTCCGGAGAGTTGTGATGGACGACTATCGTACCTATCGGCCAATCCAACTTGATCTAACAAATCGTGAGCAACCTTTCTACGAATATTTGAAGGAATGCCCTGCAGTTGCATAATCAATTCAACATTCTCACTGGCAGTCAACACAGGAATCAGATTGTATGCCTGAAATACAAAGCCAATGTGATGCAAGCGAAAATCTATCAACTTTGATCCAGAAAGCGTATCAACCCAAACGCCATCAACACAGATTCGTCCATTCGATGGTTTGTCTAAACCTCCCAGCAAATTAAGCAGGGTTGTCTTTCCCGAACCAGAAGGTCCAACTATTGTGGTAAATTCACCCTGATTGAACTGTAGGTTGATTCCTTTTAGTGCGCTAACCTTAGCCTCGGAATCGTTATATATTTTTTCGACGTTTACTACTTCTATAATTGCCATATCTATTCGTATTTAATTATTTGTATATAGTGTTTGGTTCGTTAAAAGTGAAAAATTAAAGGTTAAATGACTATATAACAATACTATAAATTTATATTTCTTCTCACTTTTAACTTATATCGTTTAACTCTTAACTTACTCGTGTCTCAATGCCTCAACGGTCTTTAACTTTAATGCCCTTCGGGCAGGCCAAAGCGATGCTATCATTCCAGTCAAAATCACCAGAATTGTAATAAGAACATAGTCTTGAACCGAAGCATCAGGATAAATTACCGATGCATACCCAAGAGCCTCAAAACCCTCAGCCCACATACTAAAATCAATTCCTGTTCTGCTTAGTATCGCCAAAATTCCAGCACTAAGTATCATACCAACAGCCCCCCCTGTTATGGAAAGCATAATTGATTCAACCATAATCATACCGAAAACCCTGATTTTGTTCATTCCTATAGCCATAAGCATTCCCAACTCTCTAATACGCTCAAGAACAGACATCATCATTGTATTAACGATACCAAAGGCAAGTGCAAAAAGGATTATAGATACATAGATGAGACCCATAAAATCACCAAACTCAGCATACATAGCTATTTCGGGCGAGACCTCGCTCCAATTTTGAACGGTCAGATCTTTCAAATTCTTTGAGAGTTGAGATGATAGCGCCTTAGCCTCTTCCATCCCAGAGGAAATTATCGCAACCTCGTGTACTTGCGATTCATCCAACCCTGCAGTTGCAGCCAAAACATTCCGATGGACATAAGCAAAACGAGCATCGAATGAAGTGTTTGTTGTTTTGTAAATACCCCTTACTTTAAATAGTTGATTATGCAATTCACCTTGAGGTGTTTGAAGTGTAAGGATCAATGAACTATTTAATCGAAATTCGGAGAATTGTTTCACCAGAAAATCAACATAAGAATCATATTCTTTCTGCGAAAGAACTTTCTTCAACTCTTTTTGAAACAAAATTTTCGATCGGAATCGTTGATCAGACAATTGCGTTAACTTTTCCTTGATCTCTAAGGGAATTAACGAAACATCCATAGAATCGATTTTTTCCTTTGAAATGTTGAAGTTTATCAATTTTAGGGTTTCAGCCACCTTGCTGCCAATAATAATGGAGGGTATTCTATGATCTCCATCCAAAAAATCGCCAACAAGCATATTTTTATATATTTCGCTAACAGTTTTCTCCTCCTTTGGATTAACCCCCATAACAACGATTCCACCCGAAGCTCTGTCGGATTGAGCCATTCCAAATATTTTTATTCTTCCGCTATAGCCCTTAACATTTTTAATGGTATCCAAAACTGCAGCAACAGAAGGATAATCGGTAATATAATTCTGGGTTTCCTCGTTCAACAAGTACTTTGGATTATGAATTTGAACGTGGGCAATCTCATTGTATATGCTATCGTGAACACGCTGTTTAACCCAGCCATTAATTAAACCCATAAACATTACACCACCCAACAATCCCACGGCAAGGGTTACAACAACAACCATACTTCGGGTTTTGTTTCGCCATACATTTCGCCAACCTAGGGATAATATCATTTTTAGTGATTTTTATAATTTTACCTAATAGTGGATTCCTACTTTCGCAGGAATGAAATAAAATTGGAATCTATAGCTTCACATCTAATTCATTTCACTTTTAACATCTCACATTTAACTAAATATTTTATTTGCGAATAGCCTCAACCTCAACCAATCTGTAAATTCTTCGCAAAGGGTAAATGCTCGCTATTAGTACCATAATCAGCACAACCAAGCCCTGCCAAACCACAAATGCACCAAACGGCTCCATAGGCATAAGTGGTTCAAATCCCATATCCATCATCATTTTGGCCATTTCTCCGGTTAACCGAACAGGGTTGAAATAGTAGTAATATATAATAGGTATACTAAAACCTAACCCTAATACAACCCCAATCAGGGACATTAAGACCATTTCGAGAAAGGTAAGTATAGCAAGTTTTACACGCTGCATACCAACCGAGATAAGGACACCAAACTCGTGGATACGCTCATGTACCATCATTATTACTGTTCCAAAAATTCCAAAGAAAACCACAAAGTAGAGCAAGACAAGAAAAGCCTTTCCGCTCTGATTATCACTGTTTATCTGTTGTACAAGAATTTTATTCAACTCCTTCCAGTTCTTCACATCAATTCCATCAGTATTAAATTGATTTTTTAACTCGTTCTGTGTTTGAATCATTGCATCATCATCGGAATTATTCAAGTTGACAGCCCAATACGAAACCCTATTCTCTGTTCCTGTAAAATTCTGTGCAACACCCAACGGCATAAAAACAACCTTGTTATCTAACTCTGGGTTTGATAGCTTAACAATTCCTCTAACTCTATAAACTCCAGCAGCAGAAGATCCCTGGTATCCTTGACTTAACAGAATTAAAGAGTCTCCAACATTAAGATTTAAGAATTTAAAAAGACGAAACGATATAACTACATCGCTATCGTTTTCTTGCAGAAAATCACCTCCAAACTGAAATATGACGCAAATTTTACTGAAATACTGATGCTGTTCAGGCAACAACTCCAACGAGGTTTTTAACTTTAAAGAATCGATATAGCCCTCGCCTTTTAAACCTTTCAGTTTGCTTTTAAGATCAGCAGGGATATCGATATTGTCCAATTCAAGTAACCCTTTTTCCGATATGAAATAACGAACTAAAAATTTCTCGGGATTGGAGAATTTTTGCTCGGCCTCTGGATTTATTCCCAGAACTAACACTCCTTTTGTAATATTACCCGACGAGGCCAATGCAAAAGTCTCGAGCCTTGTTGATATGGCTTTAACATTAGGAAAATGGGATAGCGCATTGTTTATTGAATCGTTATACTCAACAGTATTCTCCAACGAAGGATCGTCGGCATAGTCGGGATGCTGAATGTGGATAAACCCCGAGTAGGATTCAATCCCATTCTTAATCATCAGCGAATATGAACCTAACTGGAACGACCGCATAATGACGGCAAAAAAAACCGCAAATAGAATGGACGCAATGGTTATAATTGTACGTCGCTTATTCCGCCAGAGGTTACGTTGGGCAACCTTTAATAAATTCATAATTGTAAAGTTGATCGTTGACTGTTGTTAGTTGTTCGTTTGAAATACCATCAACGATCAACCAACAACGATCAACATAATTTATCGTATTTTAGTCATATTTTGAATCGAGAAGAACTTATCCTCGATAGGTATATTGAACTGAATCTTGTCCATTGTTACTATGGTTTTATTGCCTTGCTCGTCAGCAGGAATCAACTCGTAAACCGTTGGCATTAACCTACCATCCATTGTCTTAAGCGTATGCCCCAGCTCTGTTTTAACCAAGTAGCCATCCTCATCATAATATTCTGTTTTTAGAACTAAGTCGTGCTCCTTGGATATCCATAAGTTCATTTTACCCCAAACAACCGGAGCTTCGGGCTTTGGGAGCAACTCTATTTTAAAGCAAACGACATTATCTACCTTTTCCTCTCCTACAATTTTATGAGTATAGTCAACAACCACTGAACGTTGGTTCAACAAATCGTCGTTAGTAAAATCGGAGCCCATCCAACCCTGCGATAGCATTGATGCGGGCAACTTAACCGTACGGTTTATCTGCGGATTCCAACTCCACATCTCGCGCTTTATTTTCAGGAAAGATTGTCCCTTATCCCGTGCTGGTGCGGTGATATAAACCAACGATAGTTCCGTGCCTTTTCCCCAACTCTTGAATGACACGGAACGCTCCCAGGCTGGGCGGACAATCTTCATTGTCATCTCGCTGTAGCTCGATTTCTCGCCACGCATTTTATCGTCGGCACGTTTTACAATCTCAGTAGCATTCTGCGAAAAAACACCAAGCGATGCTGACAACAAAAGGCTAATAATTAAAAACCTTTTTGAATTCATATGAAAGTAAATATGTTTATGAATTGTGATTTAATCAAAACTAAAGCGAGTTCTTATCAATGTCAAGAAATTAAACAAAAAAAGCGCGGAAAATATCCGCGCTTCAATGTTTTAGTATTACAAAACTATTTCAAAGTAAATTCGGTATAACCTATCATGAAACCATCCATATAAAGAGTCACCTTGTAGGTTCCCTTTAAAAGTTCTCCATTGTTATCGTAGAAAATACACATCTCCACATCCTTGTTCTGATAATCAACCTCGCGATTCGCTGAGAAAACAATCTTTTCGCCCTCAAAATCGAAAACATCGGTTTCAGCCTTTGCTAGAACATAATCATCTGGGCCAACAATACGCATGTAAACCAATCTGTTTCCAGCTTTGGCAATTGCATTCTCATTTAGCGTAAAGCAAGCGCGGATCTTCTCAACACGACGAGCACGAGTTACTTCTTTACCCCGACTGTTAACTGCCATTGCAACAATTTCGCGAGCCTTAATTACAGATCCTTTTGCAACCTGAGTGTTCAACTCCTCGGTTTTTTGCTCTAATTCCTTAACATTCTGCTTTGCCGTGGCAGCTTCCTCCTTAACCTTTATATTCTCAGCAATCAACTCTTTATTCATTGCATTGAGAGAATCAATATCATGAAGCATATCCTTCATGATAGAGCGTAATGTTCCCAACTCCTTCTGATACTCCTTAATTTTAGCATAGCTAACTTGCTTTACGCTTTGCAACTCATCGTAAAGTTTCTTAGCGTGCTGCTGCTCGCGAGTTAATTTTTGATTAAGAGAATCATTATCTGTCTCAAGCTCTTTATAATCTGTCATCAGATTAAGCAGATTATTCGAGATAGAGTCCTTTTCGGCGAGTAGTTGCGTTTCGTTTTCCTTCGCAGCTTGTTTTTGCTGATAGTAAACATAGGTTAATCCGGCTAGCACAACTAATAGAATAACAACAAAGAATGTTAATACAGGTACTGCTTTTGATGGTTTTACGTTTTCTTCCATATTGGTATAATTGTTAAATTTATTAATAACTATTTGGCTGTGTAAGGTTTTGGAATACATCTTCCAGCTGAGGGCTTTTCCTGTTCAAAGTTAAAAGTGTATAACCACTATCCTTCGCAAAATTAAAGACATTCGCTCTGATATCGGTAGAATCCTTTGAAACTAAAATCCAACTGGTATTATCGACCCGAGTAATACTTTGCACTCCAGCAATATTAATTAGTTTATCCTCAAAAATCTCTTCTACAAATTCAACCAATATTTGATTTCCCGAACCTGAAGATAATGCTCTAACCTCGTTGGTTGAACCATCGGCAACTAGTTTACCTCGGTTTATGATAATAATCCGCTTACAAATAGCCTCAACCTCTTGCATTATGTGTGTTGAGAGAATTACCGTT is a window of Tenuifilaceae bacterium CYCD DNA encoding:
- a CDS encoding ABC transporter ATP-binding protein, whose translation is MAIIEVVNVEKIYNDSEAKVSALKGINLQFNQGEFTTIVGPSGSGKTTLLNLLGGLDKPSNGRICVDGVWVDTLSGSKLIDFRLHHIGFVFQAYNLIPVLTASENVELIMQLQGIPSNIRRKVAHDLLDQVGLADRYDSRPSQLSGGQQQRVAVARALASKPKFILADEPTANLDGKSAENLLEIMEHLNHEHGVTFIFSTHDQRVVSKAHRVVLLEDGVVKSDEFQV
- a CDS encoding ABC transporter permease; this encodes MVVVVTLAVGLLGGVMFMGLINGWVKQRVHDSIYNEIAHVQIHNPKYLLNEETQNYITDYPSVAAVLDTIKNVKGYSGRIKIFGMAQSDRASGGIVVMGVNPKEEKTVSEIYKNMLVGDFLDGDHRIPSIIIGSKVAETLKLINFNISKEKIDSMDVSLIPLEIKEKLTQLSDQRFRSKILFQKELKKVLSQKEYDSYVDFLVKQFSEFRLNSSLILTLQTPQGELHNQLFKVRGIYKTTNTSFDARFAYVHRNVLAATAGLDESQVHEVAIISSGMEEAKALSSQLSKNLKDLTVQNWSEVSPEIAMYAEFGDFMGLIYVSIILFALAFGIVNTMMMSVLERIRELGMLMAIGMNKIRVFGMIMVESIMLSITGGAVGMILSAGILAILSRTGIDFSMWAEGFEALGYASVIYPDASVQDYVLITILVILTGMIASLWPARRALKLKTVEALRHE
- a CDS encoding ABC transporter substrate-binding protein; translated protein: MIKNGIESYSGFIHIQHPDYADDPSLENTVEYNDSINNALSHFPNVKAISTRLETFALASSGNITKGVLVLGINPEAEQKFSNPEKFLVRYFISEKGLLELDNIDIPADLKSKLKGLKGEGYIDSLKLKTSLELLPEQHQYFSKICVIFQFGGDFLQENDSDVVISFRLFKFLNLNVGDSLILLSQGYQGSSAAGVYRVRGIVKLSNPELDNKVVFMPLGVAQNFTGTENRVSYWAVNLNNSDDDAMIQTQNELKNQFNTDGIDVKNWKELNKILVQQINSDNQSGKAFLVLLYFVVFFGIFGTVIMMVHERIHEFGVLISVGMQRVKLAILTFLEMVLMSLIGVVLGLGFSIPIIYYYYFNPVRLTGEMAKMMMDMGFEPLMPMEPFGAFVVWQGLVVLIMVLIASIYPLRRIYRLVEVEAIRK
- a CDS encoding outer membrane lipoprotein-sorting protein; this encodes MNSKRFLIISLLLSASLGVFSQNATEIVKRADDKMRGEKSSYSEMTMKIVRPAWERSVSFKSWGKGTELSLVYITAPARDKGQSFLKIKREMWSWNPQINRTVKLPASMLSQGWMGSDFTNDDLLNQRSVVVDYTHKIVGEEKVDNVVCFKIELLPKPEAPVVWGKMNLWISKEHDLVLKTEYYDEDGYLVKTELGHTLKTMDGRLMPTVYELIPADEQGNKTIVTMDKIQFNIPIEDKFFSIQNMTKIR